In Sphingomonas sp. LR60, the following are encoded in one genomic region:
- a CDS encoding formate/nitrite transporter family protein produces the protein MADQDVGEEEAEAEERSAPAARVVHAAVAEQGEDELGRPIASLFWSGFAAGIAIMASLWVSGALRHYLPDAPWSEAVVALGYPAGFLIVILGRLQLFTEHTAVAVLPVARKPTRANLLSLARLWGVIFVANMLGVAIATALAVRAHIQPAATLEGMLAVSGKLLERTPVDTLMQAIPAGFLIASIAWIRSAVNSGDFWIVFAVTYAISLGGFAHVVAGASEAFLLMWAGQASVGWALGGFVLPALLGNIIGGTGLFALLAHAQVKNEIR, from the coding sequence ATGGCCGACCAAGACGTGGGTGAAGAAGAGGCCGAAGCCGAAGAGCGCAGCGCGCCGGCCGCGCGCGTCGTCCATGCCGCCGTCGCTGAACAGGGGGAGGACGAACTCGGTCGTCCGATCGCCTCGCTGTTCTGGTCGGGGTTCGCCGCCGGGATCGCGATCATGGCGTCCTTGTGGGTCAGCGGTGCGCTGCGCCACTATTTGCCCGACGCGCCTTGGTCGGAAGCGGTGGTCGCGCTGGGCTATCCCGCCGGGTTCCTGATCGTCATCCTCGGGCGTTTGCAACTCTTTACCGAGCATACTGCGGTGGCGGTCCTGCCGGTCGCCCGCAAGCCGACGCGAGCGAACCTGCTGTCGCTGGCACGTTTGTGGGGCGTGATCTTCGTCGCCAACATGCTGGGCGTGGCAATTGCCACGGCGCTGGCCGTTCGCGCCCATATCCAGCCTGCCGCGACGCTCGAAGGGATGCTCGCAGTGTCGGGCAAGCTGCTCGAACGGACGCCGGTCGACACGCTGATGCAGGCGATTCCGGCCGGGTTCCTGATCGCTTCGATCGCGTGGATCCGCTCGGCGGTGAACAGCGGCGACTTCTGGATCGTCTTCGCGGTGACCTACGCGATCTCACTGGGTGGGTTCGCGCATGTCGTTGCCGGTGCATCGGAGGCTTTCCTGCTGATGTGGGCGGGGCAGGCAAGTGTCGGCTGGGCGTTGGGCGGGTTCGTGTTGCCGGCATTGCTCGGCAATATCATCGGCGGCACCGGCTTGTTCGCCTTGCTGGCCCATGCGCAGGTCAAGAACGAAATCCGCTGA
- a CDS encoding GntP family permease: MILLSIVAALVILIVMVTLRAPPFLAFVVAALFAALLLGVPLARVPGAIEKGIGDTIGPVVITIVLGAFLGKLIADSGAAQRIADTLIGWCGPSRMPIAMAATGFLVGIPLFYNVGFVLMVPLIFSIVLRSGLPAVHVGIPLLAGLSIAHGFLPPHPSPTAVVAQLGADLGVTLIYGLIVGLPTLAIAGPLFATTLKGIVTPPSPMFEAATASRERRLPGAFASFACALLPVILIAGATALHYAPLSPEAATAVAFVGHPTNVLLLSIAVGIVALGRSVGLTRIEIMDGFTVAIRDIAPILLIIAGAGGLKQVLVESGADKIMAAQLANLPLPPLALGWLLACVIRIAVGSATVAGLTAGGLIQPVIVATGADANLMVLAIGAGSLMCSHVNDSGFWMFKEYFGLSLRDTFRSWSLMETLVGVFGLIFVLLLDTLLSFI; the protein is encoded by the coding sequence ATGATCCTCCTTTCGATCGTCGCGGCGCTGGTGATACTGATCGTGATGGTGACGCTACGCGCGCCGCCGTTTCTCGCCTTCGTCGTCGCCGCGCTATTCGCCGCCTTGCTGCTGGGCGTACCGCTGGCGCGCGTGCCCGGCGCGATCGAGAAGGGGATCGGCGACACGATCGGCCCGGTGGTCATCACGATCGTGCTCGGCGCGTTCCTCGGCAAACTGATCGCCGACAGCGGCGCGGCACAGCGGATCGCCGATACGCTGATCGGCTGGTGTGGGCCGTCGCGGATGCCGATCGCAATGGCGGCGACCGGGTTTCTGGTCGGTATCCCGCTGTTCTACAATGTCGGCTTCGTGCTGATGGTGCCGCTGATCTTCTCTATCGTGCTCCGCTCGGGATTGCCGGCGGTGCATGTCGGCATTCCGTTGCTGGCGGGCCTGTCGATCGCGCATGGCTTCCTGCCGCCGCATCCGTCGCCGACCGCGGTCGTGGCGCAACTCGGCGCTGACCTTGGCGTGACCCTGATCTATGGATTGATCGTCGGGCTGCCGACGCTCGCCATCGCAGGCCCGCTGTTCGCGACGACGCTGAAAGGCATCGTCACGCCGCCGTCGCCGATGTTCGAGGCCGCCACGGCCTCACGCGAACGCCGGCTGCCGGGGGCCTTCGCGAGCTTCGCGTGCGCGCTGCTCCCCGTGATCCTGATCGCCGGCGCGACCGCGCTCCACTATGCGCCGCTTTCACCGGAGGCCGCGACGGCGGTCGCCTTCGTCGGTCACCCGACCAACGTGTTGCTGCTGTCGATCGCGGTCGGCATCGTTGCGTTGGGGCGCAGCGTCGGTCTGACCCGGATCGAGATCATGGACGGCTTCACGGTCGCGATCCGCGACATCGCGCCGATCCTCCTCATCATCGCCGGGGCGGGCGGGTTGAAGCAGGTGCTGGTCGAAAGCGGCGCCGACAAGATCATGGCGGCGCAACTCGCCAACCTGCCGCTCCCGCCGCTTGCGCTCGGATGGCTGCTCGCGTGCGTGATCCGGATCGCGGTCGGCTCCGCGACGGTCGCCGGGCTGACGGCAGGTGGGCTGATCCAGCCCGTGATCGTCGCCACCGGCGCCGACGCCAATCTGATGGTGCTGGCGATCGGTGCGGGCAGCCTGATGTGCAGCCACGTCAATGATTCCGGCTTCTGGATGTTCAAGGAATATTTCGGTCTGTCGTTGCGCGATACGTTCCGATCGTGGTCGCTGATGGAGACGCTGGTCGGCGTATTCGGCCTGATCTTCGTGCTGCTGCTCGACACGTTGCTGAGCTTCATCTGA
- a CDS encoding alpha/beta fold hydrolase: MFQEYTVEANGIRQHVTEAGEGPVVLLCHGFPELGASWRHQLRALASAGYRAIAPDMRGYGQTGAPVGVDDYTIFHLTGDMVALLGALNISEAAIVGHDWGAPVAWTAAQLRPDLFKAVLGMSVPFARRGSISSLAKFRRAKLDQFYQLYFQTPGVAEQELEADADATIRRMMWTLSAGPSELWNGMIGEAGALASFQEPEGEIPWLGDEELARYGAAFRAAGFAGPLNWYRNIDRNWELTAALDGLPIARPAWFIIGDRDPILPFVKPAIDALPQTVAGLRGTTVLPGVGHWLQQEANDAVNAVMLDFLAQAFPASPT; the protein is encoded by the coding sequence ATGTTCCAGGAATATACGGTCGAGGCGAACGGCATCCGCCAGCATGTGACCGAGGCAGGCGAAGGTCCGGTCGTACTGCTATGCCACGGCTTTCCCGAACTCGGGGCTTCATGGCGGCATCAGCTACGCGCCCTTGCGAGCGCCGGCTACCGCGCGATCGCGCCGGATATGCGCGGTTACGGGCAGACCGGAGCGCCAGTCGGCGTCGATGACTACACGATCTTCCACCTGACCGGCGACATGGTCGCGCTGCTTGGGGCGCTGAATATTTCGGAAGCCGCCATCGTCGGTCACGATTGGGGCGCGCCGGTCGCGTGGACCGCTGCGCAACTCCGCCCGGACCTGTTCAAGGCCGTGCTCGGCATGTCGGTGCCCTTCGCGCGCCGCGGCTCGATCAGCAGCCTCGCCAAGTTCCGACGTGCCAAGCTCGACCAATTCTACCAGCTCTATTTCCAGACACCGGGCGTCGCCGAGCAGGAGCTGGAGGCGGACGCCGATGCCACCATCCGGCGAATGATGTGGACGCTCTCTGCCGGTCCGTCCGAGTTATGGAATGGCATGATCGGGGAAGCGGGCGCCCTCGCATCGTTTCAGGAACCCGAAGGCGAAATCCCGTGGCTCGGCGACGAGGAGCTCGCGCGTTATGGCGCTGCGTTCCGCGCGGCCGGCTTCGCAGGACCGCTCAACTGGTATCGCAACATCGACCGCAATTGGGAACTGACCGCCGCACTCGACGGCTTGCCGATCGCGCGACCGGCATGGTTCATCATCGGCGACCGCGATCCGATCCTCCCCTTCGTCAAACCCGCGATCGATGCATTGCCGCAGACGGTCGCAGGATTACGCGGCACGACGGTGCTGCCCGGCGTCGGCCACTGGCTCCAGCAGGAAGCCAACGACGCCGTAAACGCCGTCATGCTCGACTTCCTCGCACAGGCCTTCCCCGCGTCGCCGACCTGA
- a CDS encoding SPL family radical SAM protein, translating to MSATIAWFGRWDAPVQLRFTSKFANVDALLDLDHHARTRMRASINPTLFARFEGGTAPVAARLATLRRMAAAGYPVGLTIAPIIAASGWEAAYGALLDDVATTFAGLPDLDLTVELITHRFTAGSKAVLDSWYPGSSLDMGAAGRTTKRTKFGTEKQVYDAATMRLLRSFFEERISAALPAARILYWT from the coding sequence CTGTCGGCAACGATCGCATGGTTCGGCCGCTGGGACGCGCCGGTCCAGCTTCGCTTCACGAGCAAGTTCGCGAATGTCGATGCGCTGCTCGACCTCGACCATCACGCCCGCACCCGAATGCGCGCTTCGATCAACCCGACGCTGTTCGCACGCTTCGAAGGCGGAACCGCCCCGGTCGCGGCGAGATTGGCGACCCTGCGACGGATGGCGGCGGCGGGCTATCCGGTCGGACTGACGATCGCCCCGATCATCGCGGCGTCGGGCTGGGAAGCCGCCTATGGCGCGCTGCTCGACGATGTCGCGACCACCTTCGCCGGATTGCCGGATCTCGATCTGACCGTCGAGCTGATCACCCACCGCTTCACCGCCGGATCGAAGGCGGTGCTCGACAGCTGGTATCCGGGCTCGTCGCTCGACATGGGCGCGGCGGGCCGCACCACCAAGCGCACCAAGTTCGGGACCGAGAAGCAGGTCTACGACGCCGCGACCATGCGTCTGCTGCGAAGCTTCTTCGAGGAGCGGATCTCGGCGGCGCTACCCGCGGCGCGCATCCTCTACTGGACATGA
- a CDS encoding metallophosphoesterase family protein, with translation MTVFFTADTHFGDHRTINIQKRPFGSVAEMDALLIERWNAAVAPDDIVWHLGDVARRSADVPALLARLNGTKHLLRGNNDPDATAAADGWASVGDYAEIVLDDRRLVLCHYPFRSWNGQHKGALNLHGHSHGRLKPMPRQFDVGVDVHGFAPVRLDDFA, from the coding sequence ATGACCGTCTTCTTCACCGCCGACACCCACTTCGGCGACCACCGCACGATCAACATCCAGAAGCGCCCGTTTGGCAGCGTGGCGGAGATGGATGCGCTGCTGATCGAGCGCTGGAACGCGGCGGTCGCGCCCGACGACATCGTCTGGCACCTCGGCGATGTCGCGCGGCGATCTGCCGATGTGCCCGCGCTGCTCGCCCGGTTGAACGGGACCAAGCATCTGCTGCGTGGCAACAACGATCCGGATGCAACCGCCGCGGCTGACGGCTGGGCGAGCGTCGGCGACTATGCCGAGATCGTGCTGGACGATCGTCGGCTGGTGCTGTGCCACTATCCGTTTCGAAGCTGGAACGGCCAGCACAAGGGTGCGCTCAACCTTCACGGGCATAGCCACGGCAGGCTCAAGCCGATGCCGAGGCAGTTCGACGTGGGCGTCGACGTCCACGGCTTCGCACCGGTGCGGCTCGACGATTTTGCCTAG
- a CDS encoding MFS transporter produces the protein MGSIKSTLSDRQAVWAFVLGCVAVTIGVVAHLPMFAMARAMNYRLAGMTMDGMMIGGMALIVLGTLVAAYGLLPRDLAAQRSAAANIVVAAPEDAQLGPAHWGLMAVLVVALIIDVMKPASLGFTVPGMVAEYGVAKKTVSLVPFFALAGTVTGSVLWGWIADVYGRKASILLSAVMFVGTSICGAMPSLAWNIAMCFMMGAAAGGMLPVTYALLAEMMPNRHRGWSLVLVGGMGAVGGYFAASGMSAVLQPLFGWRILWLANLPTGLTLVLLGALIPESAKFLLARGRVAEAEVVMRRFGATARTTSPAMATPTLSSQPLQGVHLYGKLAALSICALSWGLINFGLLLWLPADLVAKGYSVGVSSRLLAESALIAFPTVFVAALLYSRWSTKWALATMIAVTLAGLLLVLRLELAGSGSPVLPVALLIVGTNGIIAIVLPYAAESFPLRVRGRATGWVAACTKAGGLIAQGLTISGVALSMGTSALLVMVPTALSFVLVAWFGLETRGRDLRTLD, from the coding sequence ATGGGTTCGATCAAGAGCACGCTGTCGGATCGGCAGGCGGTCTGGGCGTTCGTCCTCGGCTGCGTTGCGGTGACGATCGGCGTGGTCGCGCACCTGCCGATGTTCGCGATGGCGCGCGCGATGAACTATCGGCTGGCCGGAATGACGATGGACGGCATGATGATCGGCGGGATGGCGCTGATCGTGCTGGGAACGCTGGTCGCGGCGTACGGACTGCTGCCGCGCGACCTTGCGGCGCAGCGATCCGCCGCCGCCAACATCGTCGTGGCCGCACCCGAGGATGCGCAGTTGGGACCGGCGCATTGGGGGTTGATGGCGGTGCTGGTCGTCGCGCTGATCATCGATGTCATGAAACCCGCGTCGCTCGGCTTCACGGTGCCCGGCATGGTCGCCGAATATGGCGTCGCGAAGAAGACGGTGTCGCTGGTGCCGTTCTTCGCACTGGCCGGCACGGTCACCGGATCGGTGCTGTGGGGCTGGATCGCCGACGTCTATGGACGCAAGGCTTCGATCCTGTTGTCGGCGGTGATGTTCGTCGGCACCTCGATCTGCGGCGCGATGCCCAGTCTCGCATGGAACATCGCGATGTGCTTCATGATGGGCGCGGCGGCGGGCGGGATGTTGCCGGTCACCTATGCGCTGCTCGCCGAGATGATGCCGAACCGGCATCGCGGCTGGAGCCTGGTGCTGGTCGGCGGAATGGGCGCGGTCGGCGGCTATTTCGCAGCGAGCGGCATGTCGGCGGTGCTGCAACCGCTGTTCGGCTGGCGAATCCTGTGGCTCGCGAACCTGCCGACGGGGCTGACGCTGGTGCTGCTCGGCGCGCTGATCCCGGAATCGGCGAAGTTCCTGCTGGCGCGCGGGCGGGTGGCGGAAGCAGAGGTCGTGATGCGCCGCTTCGGCGCCACCGCGCGCACCACCTCTCCCGCAATGGCGACACCAACGCTTTCCTCGCAGCCGCTGCAGGGCGTGCATCTGTACGGGAAGCTGGCGGCGCTCAGCATCTGCGCCTTGTCGTGGGGCCTCATCAATTTCGGGTTGCTGCTATGGCTACCCGCCGATCTGGTCGCAAAGGGCTATTCGGTCGGTGTGTCGAGCCGCCTGCTGGCCGAAAGCGCGCTGATCGCCTTCCCGACCGTGTTCGTCGCGGCGCTGCTCTATAGCCGGTGGAGCACCAAATGGGCGCTGGCGACGATGATCGCTGTCACTCTGGCGGGGCTGTTGCTGGTGCTCCGGCTGGAGCTGGCGGGAAGCGGAAGCCCGGTGCTGCCGGTCGCGTTGCTAATCGTCGGGACGAACGGGATCATCGCGATCGTCTTGCCCTATGCCGCGGAGAGTTTCCCGTTGCGCGTGCGCGGGCGGGCGACGGGCTGGGTAGCAGCCTGTACCAAGGCGGGCGGGCTGATCGCGCAGGGGCTGACGATCAGCGGGGTTGCACTGTCGATGGGCACGTCCGCCCTGCTCGTCATGGTGCCGACCGCTTTGTCGTTCGTGCTCGTCGCATGGTTCGGGCTCGAGACGCGTGGCCGCGATCTGCGGACGCTCGATTAG
- a CDS encoding family 20 glycosylhydrolase, with product MSIALLLASAAPAGAVPASSPAADLDRLAAQLGYRVTIVDNRPSYCPPLPVDPSAPPPTPAPPRKCVMLDIDLDTPTDVTPPAGLEVRMSLIGSVLLMDSAEFTSRLVNGDVTIFALKPGQTLAAGQHYRIRLTASVPFFSRAFVLPNAVLAAPGVAPVVIAATRPGTDPETGLETLPYVAPMTDEPRLATAAAADRNVWLTPARAFVRYAARGVAATPDIVILPMPANVARPTGALLELSKGVRVTVHGGARVRLAPALDALRQAGVGKGVVPLSITIGDTALAAEAYRLDVAASGIRIVARDEAGAAYALRSLAQQAAYEGLRMKPLTVEDAPRYGYRGLHVDVARNFHDRAEILRLIEQMAAVKLNTLHLHLGDDEGWRMAIPALPELTEVGAYRCLDLTDRTCLQPQLGADPARDAPTNGYLSTGDYLTILAAAKARQITVVPSFDMPGHSRAAIKAMEARYSRLMAAGKRAEAERYRLVEPGDTTRYRSIQNYDDNTLNVCIPQTYRFVDTVISEMARLHAKAGMPLRLYHIGADETAGAWRNSPACQAEAARTNTPVAHLGARFVERVATMLAKRGIRAGAWSDGLTHADPAALPAQTQSYVWGGLFDRGVTEAHTHANHGWPVILSMPDVTYLDMPQAVSPDEPGATWATREIDLYRLYAFMPGNLPANAATMTDILNRPGTIEDRTPLADGRHVAGIQAQLWSEMVRRDSQVEYMLFPRLFALAERGWSRATWEPAYAPGARYSYGDKRVDTGALLAGWRDFSARVAARLPALDRNGITYRLSPPGARIVDGRLEAIGELPGMRIEYRSAGGTWTRYADPVAVDGPTEVRSMTADGRHASRTVTVQPERTAWQ from the coding sequence ATGTCGATCGCATTGCTGTTGGCCTCCGCGGCGCCAGCCGGTGCTGTGCCGGCTTCGTCCCCAGCAGCTGATCTCGATCGGCTTGCTGCGCAGCTCGGCTACCGGGTCACGATCGTCGACAATCGCCCATCATACTGCCCGCCGCTGCCCGTCGATCCCAGCGCTCCGCCGCCGACTCCGGCACCGCCGCGCAAATGCGTGATGCTCGACATCGACCTCGATACGCCGACAGACGTCACCCCACCTGCCGGGCTCGAAGTCCGCATGAGCCTGATCGGCAGCGTGCTGCTGATGGACAGCGCGGAGTTCACCAGCCGATTGGTCAATGGCGACGTAACGATCTTCGCGCTCAAGCCCGGACAGACGCTCGCGGCCGGTCAGCACTATCGCATCCGGCTGACCGCCAGCGTGCCGTTCTTCTCGCGGGCGTTCGTGCTGCCCAACGCCGTGCTGGCCGCGCCCGGTGTCGCGCCGGTGGTGATCGCGGCGACGCGCCCCGGGACCGATCCCGAAACCGGGCTCGAAACCCTGCCCTATGTCGCGCCGATGACCGACGAGCCGCGGCTGGCGACCGCCGCCGCCGCCGACCGCAACGTCTGGCTTACGCCCGCGCGCGCCTTCGTCCGCTATGCCGCGCGCGGTGTGGCTGCCACGCCGGACATCGTCATTCTCCCCATGCCGGCGAACGTCGCCCGCCCGACCGGCGCGTTGCTCGAACTGTCCAAAGGCGTACGTGTAACGGTGCATGGAGGCGCACGTGTCCGGCTGGCACCCGCCCTCGACGCGCTGAGGCAGGCGGGGGTCGGCAAGGGCGTCGTGCCGTTGTCGATCACGATCGGCGACACCGCATTGGCAGCCGAAGCCTATCGGCTCGACGTCGCCGCAAGCGGGATACGCATCGTCGCGCGCGATGAGGCGGGTGCCGCTTATGCGTTGCGATCGTTGGCGCAGCAGGCGGCGTACGAAGGCTTGCGAATGAAGCCGCTGACGGTCGAGGATGCGCCGCGCTATGGCTATCGCGGGCTGCACGTCGATGTCGCGCGCAACTTCCATGACCGCGCCGAGATCCTGCGGCTGATCGAGCAGATGGCGGCGGTCAAGCTCAACACGCTCCACTTGCATCTGGGTGACGACGAGGGCTGGCGGATGGCGATCCCTGCCCTGCCCGAACTTACCGAGGTCGGCGCCTATCGCTGCCTCGACCTGACGGATCGTACCTGTCTTCAGCCGCAGCTGGGCGCCGATCCGGCGCGTGATGCGCCGACCAACGGTTATCTGAGCACCGGCGACTATCTCACGATCCTCGCCGCCGCCAAGGCGCGCCAGATCACCGTCGTTCCGTCGTTCGACATGCCGGGCCACTCGCGCGCGGCGATCAAGGCGATGGAAGCGCGCTATAGTCGGTTGATGGCGGCAGGGAAGCGTGCCGAAGCGGAGCGTTACCGGCTGGTCGAGCCCGGTGATACGACACGCTATCGCAGCATCCAGAATTACGACGACAATACGCTGAACGTCTGCATTCCGCAGACCTATCGCTTCGTCGATACCGTGATTTCCGAGATGGCGAGGCTGCACGCCAAGGCCGGGATGCCGCTACGCCTCTATCATATCGGCGCCGACGAAACCGCCGGCGCATGGCGCAATTCGCCGGCGTGTCAGGCGGAGGCAGCGCGGACGAATACGCCGGTCGCTCACCTCGGCGCGCGCTTCGTCGAGCGCGTGGCGACGATGCTCGCCAAGCGCGGGATCCGTGCCGGGGCATGGAGCGACGGGCTGACGCATGCCGATCCCGCCGCCCTGCCCGCGCAGACGCAATCCTATGTCTGGGGCGGATTGTTCGACCGCGGGGTGACGGAAGCGCATACCCATGCCAATCACGGCTGGCCGGTGATCCTGTCGATGCCCGACGTCACGTATCTCGACATGCCGCAGGCGGTGTCGCCCGACGAGCCCGGTGCGACCTGGGCGACGCGCGAGATTGATCTGTATCGGCTCTATGCGTTCATGCCCGGCAACCTTCCCGCCAATGCCGCCACGATGACCGATATCCTCAACCGGCCGGGTACGATAGAAGATCGCACTCCGCTGGCTGATGGCCGGCATGTCGCGGGCATCCAGGCGCAATTGTGGAGCGAGATGGTCCGGCGTGACTCGCAGGTGGAGTATATGCTGTTCCCGAGGCTGTTCGCACTGGCGGAGCGCGGTTGGTCGCGCGCGACCTGGGAACCGGCCTATGCGCCGGGCGCGCGCTACAGTTATGGCGACAAGCGGGTCGACACCGGCGCCTTGCTCGCCGGGTGGCGCGACTTCTCCGCTCGCGTCGCCGCGCGGCTACCGGCACTCGATCGCAACGGCATCACCTATCGCCTGTCCCCACCGGGCGCGCGGATCGTCGACGGGCGACTGGAGGCGATCGGCGAACTGCCGGGCATGCGGATCGAGTATCGGTCAGCGGGCGGGACATGGACCCGCTATGCCGATCCGGTTGCCGTCGATGGCCCGACCGAGGTGCGGAGCATGACCGCCGACGGTCGCCACGCAAGCCGCACCGTCACCGTACAGCCAGAGCGCACCGCGTGGCAGTGA